The window TGGACTCTTGGGTTTATAGTATTGATCCCAATTTTTTCCTGACCCGATTAATTCGGGATCAACTTCAATATTATTTTCAAACTGGGTGTTAACAGTTTTACCCTTTTCTTCTTTAAATGTTTTCTCTACTTGATAAAAACAGTTATGAGCAACAGCGGTATCGAGTATTTTATTGGGTGAGTTATAAGCTAAAATTGCAGTTTTAACATTACTAAAAATATTATTTTTAATCTCTACTTTACGGATCTCTCCTGTCCCCACCGGCTTCAGTTTCACTCCAAATTCTAGGTTCTCACAAAGGTTGTTGTAAAACTTGATATCTGAAAAACTTGCCGAATCATCAGATTGAACAAATGCCAGCGCGTTCGTATTCGAGCCACCGCGAATAATATTATGATGAATGAGAATATTAGAGAGCGGTTCACCTCCCCACATCGCAAAAGCACCAAAACTTCCGGGATTTTCAAAATAATTATTATAAAATTCACTATCTGAGACGGTCACTTCTATGCCTTGAAGGTACTGCTCATCCGAGCGTTTAACAATAATTTCGCAATCATGAACTGTAACGCTTCGGGTTCCTTTACCTTTGTCGCCACCCACCAGAGAAAACCACTGGTTAGACTTCACATTATAAATTTCACAATCATCGAACATACGCCACAATTCCAAAGCGCTATCTGCTTTCCAAAGGGGATCTGAATCGGGAACAACGAGTTCACAATTATAAATTTTGATTCCTTTAAACCAGCCCCCAGCGAAAAACTTGATGCCATAGCCTCGATCTTCTTGAATTTTAAGATCGTGAATTTGGGCTTCTTTTAAT of the Microcoleus sp. FACHB-68 genome contains:
- a CDS encoding DUF1565 domain-containing protein, producing the protein MLRRTLTRRAALALGAALFVVAATNLAATAKTYYVDPAGSDNQGDGSKRKPWKTLAHAVKNVPASPGHTIHLNQGIFTETVPSIVPPGISIEGEGAGKTVIKSGIDDFLLQLESAPVVEGNQILSNFKIEGQNRKLKGGIFVRGRHNVIVRGVYFEEIDFTGLQIIAEWTSSRTTPPATYLNGIEVDNCNFKNCSKDLDKWSSGCLHIGGLKEAQIHDLKIQEDRGYGIKFFAGGWFKGIKIYNCELVVPDSDPLWKADSALELWRMFDDCEIYNVKSNQWFSLVGGDKGKGTRSVTVHDCEIIVKRSDEQYLQGIEVTVSDSEFYNNYFENPGSFGAFAMWGGEPLSNILIHHNIIRGGSNTNALAFVQSDDSASFSDIKFYNNLCENLEFGVKLKPVGTGEIRKVEIKNNIFSNVKTAILAYNSPNKILDTAVAHNCFYQVEKTFKEEKGKTVNTQFENNIEVDPELIGSGKNWDQYYKPKSPKSPVVDAGIEVGLPYKGKAPDIGVYEY